In one Chryseobacterium camelliae genomic region, the following are encoded:
- a CDS encoding LUD domain-containing protein: protein MNLFKKIVSKLTNQPEEEDTQSLEKLGDSLKNADLDYKFAQLFTHSGGFFNYCADEGEALQTLNQIVKIEGVTNVFCWDKELQNFLNVVRVPYTSDLEHNNDSAFITCEYLIAYDGRIMLSHNNILHYHSSRLPSKIIIIANVSQIVNNLNDAMGKIKRNGNIKNLTSISGNQSKLDTVSNSSTKLFLLLLED, encoded by the coding sequence TTGAATTTATTCAAGAAGATTGTAAGCAAACTTACCAACCAGCCTGAAGAAGAGGATACACAGAGCCTGGAGAAGCTTGGGGATTCGTTGAAAAATGCGGATCTTGACTATAAGTTTGCCCAATTGTTTACGCATTCGGGTGGTTTTTTTAATTACTGTGCAGATGAAGGAGAAGCGTTACAGACTTTAAATCAAATTGTTAAAATAGAAGGAGTTACCAATGTGTTTTGTTGGGACAAAGAGCTCCAGAATTTTTTAAATGTTGTGAGAGTTCCCTATACCTCAGATCTGGAACATAATAATGATTCTGCTTTTATTACCTGTGAATATCTTATCGCCTATGATGGAAGAATAATGCTGTCTCACAATAATATTCTTCACTACCATTCTTCAAGGCTGCCAAGCAAAATTATCATCATAGCCAATGTTTCACAGATTGTGAATAACCTTAATGATGCGATGGGAAAAATAAAGAGGAATGGAAATATCAAAAATCTTACTTCAATCAGTGGAAACCAGTCAAAATTAGATACTGTTTCTAATTCAAGTACGAAGTTGTTTTTATTGCTGCTTGAAGATTAA